gttctcttgaataataactccaaatagcattctggtttaggtagttgtttgctagttcatttagtatagtggatattccgataatccttttatttgcataaaagtctggaatatttattttttttatttcttcttgttcttctattttttccgGTACTAGCATTTCCcttgtaagtccgatcttgataacttgtatgatgGGTTTTATTTCTTCATATAGTATCTCTGCTGTAGCTGAATAGAATCGTATATAGAATAGTGTTCCTTTGGTTATTCTTTTGTACTGCATAAATGCTCTGTATACTTCTGGTATGGTAGCTATTTCTTGTCCTGTCTGTGTATATACTGTATCTAGTAATCCGTAATTGTAGCAAGTGGCtactagttttgcatttgtatttggtaatgctattagtttattatatcctgttagataatgagtaatataatcttcatctggattttgggtagtttgggatcttggatttttgtttaggaagttttgtattttatatatgttgtctatatatgtacgggttatatggttgtatgtctttttggcttggtttaggctttctttgtaggtgtttatctgtggtggtaggaatatttctttctgggtattttggatatttttctgtatgaatgattttgaaaatagattgttcatatttgtatttgtatatctaggtttaatttcttccttcttttttGCAGATAAACTGCTAGCTGTGCTACTTCCTGCAACTGCatttaacaaactgttatgagtttttaggtgtttctcaacgtcaccttctagctctggaattttagagacttccgatcgtcttatctccgcatttttcaagtcatgctgctgaccactagctgttttctttaatatctgtatctcttcttctatgctttccacttt
This sequence is a window from Nicotiana tomentosiformis chromosome 5, ASM39032v3, whole genome shotgun sequence. Protein-coding genes within it:
- the LOC138891798 gene encoding uncharacterized protein, encoding MLLQITYQDKSTQTEPDNTMENILLAMTTLCKKVESIEEEIQILKKTASGQQHDLKNAEIRRSEVSKIPELEGDVEKHLKTHNSLLNAVAGSSTASSLSAKKKEEIKPRYTNTNMNNLFSKSFIQKNIQNTQKEIFLPPQINTYKESLNQAKKTYNHITRTYIDNIYKIQNFLNKNPRSQTTQNPDEDYITHYLTGYNKLIALPNTNAKLVATCYNYGLLDTVYTQTGQEIATIPEVYRAFMQYKRITKGTLFYIRFYSATAEILYEEIKPIIQVIKIGLTREMLVPEKIEEQEEIKKINIPDFYANKRIIGISTILNELANNYLNQNAIWSYYSREQTMIYSNCREIREPDMEELRQWVLSLLKPEQSTTTRAIRTNFISPELLTRYCKLISHKYPDHICSKCKGEDNIVPDVQLE